A segment of the Chryseobacterium scophthalmum genome:
CAGAATAAATGGTGAAGTCATTGTCTTTCTTTTTTACTAATGAAAAAGAATTGTTGACCAAAGCCATAAATTCGTCAGGTAATTCGTCCCAATACTCTTTATCCAATTCATAAGCGTCATTTTTTAAACCCAAAAAATTGAGAGTGTCGCTGAAAGCTAAAGCCGAAGGATAGTTGGGATGAGAATTAAACTGAAAATAAAATTCTTGTTTGTCTAGTTTAAAATGGTCTATTAGTTTGTCGAAGTTCATTGAGTAATTTGGTAATGTTTAACGGGGTCAAGATAATAAAAATTATTTTCTCAACACACCTTGGTGAATAAAATAATTATCATTTTCTGTTTTTCTTTCAAAAAAACACATCAACATGGCTTTTTTATTGATTGATATTTATATTATCAGTTAAAAACGGCAATCATTAATAGTCTGTAAATCATTTAGTAAACAACAACGCCAATGAATTTCATTGGCGTTGTGTTTTTTTCAACATTTGTGATTGAAAACATATGGTCCTGAACCATTTATATTAAATTTTTATATAAACCTGTAATAATATTTTCAGGTTTTTATGCTTTGTTTAAATCTCATATTTAGTTTAAACCAGAAAATATTTCTTCCATTTGGCAACCGTATTTCTGCTGAGTCCATAATGTTTTGCCAATTCAGTATTGTTCAGATTGTGTTTTTTCTGATAATCTAAAATTTTAAAAATTGTTGATTTATCATAAGACCGATGAATTCCATTATTGTGTGAATCTTCATTTTTGGTTTCTCCAAATAAAATATTTTCAAGTTTGATTACATCCAATTGCGAAAAATTCTTTTTATTTAATAAAGGCAGGCAATCTTTTTCTTTTTCAGGAAATTTCAGTTTTAAAAGATCCGTATAAATTCTTTGGTAATCTGGTTTAATCATTTTATTATGTTTTTTTTGTCTTTTATGTAAATATTATATTCTCTTTTCTTGAATTAGAAAAGTGTTGTTGATAGATATTATCTCCTAATATTTTTCGATCCATTTTAATAGGGTGTTTTTAGGAATTTTATATTCTTCTATAATCTGGGCTTTAGTTTTTTTTCCTGTACGAATAAGTTCAAGAACAAAATTTATAATCTCCTTTGTATAAAGATTTTTTCTGTAATTGGGAAGAGAACTTTTACTTTCTTTAGTATCCGTTGCTTTCGACTTTTGTTTTGGGGTAGAAAACAAAATCAGGTGTTGTGAATAAATTCTAAAAAAATCGTATTCAAGAAGTTTACACCATTTTAGCAGGATATTAGTAGGAAGATCAGTTGCTTCGTACATTTCTTCTATTTCTTTTTCAGTACAATTCATAAACTTGCAAATGCGACCACTTTCAATTTTTTTTGCTTTGATCTCTTCACGAATTAAATGCCCAATGTTTATTTTTTTATAATCTAACTTCATTTTAAAAATTATCATTTTCATAAACCATTATCTATAACAATGAAATGATTCAAATTTTATTAAATTGTTTATTTTAAACTTTATTTCAAATAGACCTTTATTTTTTTCAGATCGTATATTAAACGAAATTACATGCAGAAGAAGAAATTTATAAGAAAACAGAGATTAATTAACATTAACTAAAATTTAAAATTTTAAAAAAAATGTTAATTACTAAAATATAAATAATTGAAAATAAGTATATTATATTTTTAAAAGCGTTAATTTTACAAAAAGTTTTTTTTTATTATTTTTCACCCTATGATTAATAAAAAAATTATACTGATATTGCCACTGTAAACACATTTACCATAAATGATTAAATATTTACTCTACTTTTCATTCTTTAGTTTTTTATTTATTTCTTGTAATTCTTCAGGAGGAGATGAATATTTTGATGCATTAAATAAGAAAATAAGCAAGTCTCTTTCAAATCCAAAAGCAGATCGTCGCATAATTATTAAAAGATTTTATAACGAGGAATTACAAAAATATAATGAAGATAATAACAAGCTTCACCAGATAAGCAGTAAATATGTTGATGTTCTTATTTATTCTGAAAAAAGAAATGAGCAAATTCCGCTCGTGTATGAACTGATAAAACTTAATAACGGAAAGTATAAATATGTAGATATTGCCTGCAATTATAATCTAGCAACTCATTTTGAACTTAGCTCTCCAGATTGGTCAATGAAGTATATCAATGAGGCTATAGAATTAAATGAAAAAGTAGGAAATCAATACTTCCTACCTCATTTATACCATTTTAAAGGAAGACTATTATACAATAAAGAGGATTATAAAAATGCATTCGTTTTTTTTAAAAAAGCATTAAATACTTTTGATAAAAAGAAAGACCTGCTTTATATTGCTTCTATGCATAATAATTTCGGGATGTGTTATGATAAAATGGGGAAAATAGATCTGGCCATTAAAGAAACGAACATAGGAATACAGATATTAACGCAGAGAAATAAAATAAGTAATAAACAAAAGGTTTTTGTTTATTATATGAAAGGAAGTCTGGCTCAATATTATTTGGAATTAAAAAAATATGATATTTCTGAAAAATTATTTTTGGAAAAATGGAAATTCTCTTTTAAAAACGGAAATGATAGAATGGCACTTTTAGCAGCCAAAGATATTTTGGCCATTTATGATATTACAGGCAAAAGAACCAATGAAGTTGAAATAATAGAATCACTGAAAATTATTGAACCTAAGTTGCAAAAAGTAGAAGATAAAATTATTTTAACTAAACTGATAAAAGATTATTATTTAAGAAATGATAATTTCAAAGACTTTAAAGGCATTTCAATGAGATTGGCAGCATTGAATGATGAGCAGGACCTTTCATCTCAAAAAGAATTAAGCAAAACGGTAGATGCTATCGACAGTTATATCATTAAAGAAATCAATAAAGAAAAAGAGGATCAAAAGAAAAAATATGTATTCTTAATTTTTTTCTTGGCGCTCTTAATAGTTGTTTTTATTGGTTTTATCATCATTTTAAGAATGAGAAAAAAGAAGAAAGAAGAGCTTTTAGAAAAAGAAAAAATCATATTTGAAAATTCAAAAGAAATTCTTGAAAAAGACCTTCAACTGCAAAAAGAAAAGGTGAAAAATCTTCATCTCAATCTTAATCTGAAGACGGAAACTCAAAAAGCATTTTTAGAAAATTTAAAAAAATTAAAGAAAACCAGTAATATTGAGCCTGAAGAGATTCTTAAAGATTTACAGTTTAAAATAAACAATTTAATACAACTTGATAAAAAAGATAATGAGCTTATTAACGAAAGTTCTCTGGAAAACAAATTGTTTATGGATAAACTTTCTGAACGATTTCCGATTCTTACTCAACAGGAATTGAAGCTATGTGTCTATTTTAAACTGAATTTATCCGGAAAAGAAATCGCTCTTCTGGAGAAATTCACAGTAGGAAGTATCAGAGTTTATAAAGCTAAAGTAAAATCAAAAATAGGATTAACTAAAGAAGAAGACTTAAGTGAGTTTTTGAATACGATTTAAAAAGAAAATAAATGTTAACTAATACCATTGGAATCAGATTTAATCTTACATGAAGTTTTATTTTTAAATTGAAACTTAAAGTATAATTATTAATTGGATAAAGACAATTTCACTTTAAAAACACTTCCTTCTAAAAGTTTAGATTCAACTTCCAAAAGACCTTGATGAATTTCGATGATTCTCGTAACGATAGATAAACCGATACCATTTCCTAAGTTATAACTCTTATTATTTCCGCGGTAAAACAGATCGAAAATTTTCAGTTGATCTGCCTCTGAAATTCCTATCCCGTTATCGATAAATCTAATTTCAATATTTTTATTCTGAATTTCAATTTCCACACGACACTGTTGGTCTTCTGAATATTTACAGGCATTTTCTATCAGATTGAGAAAAGCAATCTGTAAAAGATATGGGTTTCCGTGAAAATCATAGTTGCTTTCATCCTGATCTGCCATATTATCCATGTAATGAATTCCTACTCTATACTTGGAATTTTTTTGCAGCAAAGCTACTTTCGCATCCGCTAAAACCTCATCTAAACGAAGGTCACTAAAGCTAATTTGTGAAATATCATAACTTGCCCGTGCAAAATCTAGAAGTGCCGATGAAAGCTGAGAAGCGTGATTGGCGTCCTGTAATGCATTATCAACAGAAATTTTGTAATCATCCAAAGTTGTATTTAATTCTTTCGCCAGTTCAAGCTCTGCAATCAAAGTTGAAAGAGGTGTTCTGAATTCATGGGAAATAGTGGTTACAAACTGTTTATGATTGTTAAATGATTTTTCTAATCGGTTGAAAGTTGAATTAAAAGTTTCTGTCAGCTCATAAATTTCATCTTTCGCTTTAGGAATAACGAGTCTTTTATGAAGATTATGTTCCGAAATATCCCGGATTTGAATGATAATATCTTTCAAAGGTTTTAAAGTGTAGTATGAAAACATAAAACCGATAATAAAGATGATGATAATCGAAATAAAATAAATAATGATAATATCTTTTTTAAATTCGGCCACATGAGCTCTACCAGTAACATCAACCGCGCTTCCGATGATGTAATAATTGATGCCATCAAACTCATATTTTATCGCCATATATTGACGGTCTCTCCTTAACCAGGTAATCCTATTTTTCTTACTCTTAATTAATTGATCTAAATACTTTTGATTCTGTGATGACGGAGAAATATCTGTAAAAAGCAGTTCTTTTTTATCGTTATAAACACTGATATCAGCTTCGTTCAGTATTTTTTTATTTCTTAAATGAAGTTCTTTGATTTTTGCATTGTTGATTTTTGCATCAAAAATAAATTCAGATCTCCAGATGATTTTATATCCTAAACGGTCATTGAATTCATCCTCTCTGTTTTTCTCGGAAACATAATACAACACATACGCAAAAACAAATAAGATTCCTGCGGTAAGGATGGCGTAGCTGAGCGCAGTTCTGGTTACTATTTTCATGAGAGTTTTGTAAAGATAAATCCTACTCCGGGTTTGGTGTGAATCAGTTTTTCATCAAAATTTTTATCTATTTTTTTTCTGAGATACGCGATATAAACGTCAATATAATTGGTTCCGGTATCAAAATGATTGCCCCAGACATTTTCTGCAATTTCTTCACGGGTTAAAATCCTTTCTGTATTGCTCATCAGGAAAGAAAGCAATTTAAATTCTTTCGGAGTTAACTCTATTTCGATACCATTTCTAAAGACACGATTTGTATTTTTATTAATCGTGAGATCCTGATATTCCAAAATATTTGATTCTTCTTTTTTCAAATGGGCAATAGGTTTCCTGAGCAAAATAGCTTTTATTCTTGCATACAATTCTCTTATTTCAAATGGTTTTACCATATAATCATCGGCTCCTGCATCAAAACCTTCAATCTTTTCATCGATTGTTCCCAATGCAGTAAGCATAATTATGGGAAGATCTGGGTGTTTTTGCTTGATCAGTTTGCTTAGTTCAATACCATTCATCTGCGGCAACATAATATCAGTAATAATTAAATCAAAATCAATTCTTTCTACAATTACTAAGGCATCTTCGGCATCTTCAGAGATGTAAATTTCATAACCCTGACTTTCCAATCCTCTTTTCATAAGGCTCGAAACACGCAGATTATCTTCTATGATTAAAATTTTCATGCAAAGAATTATTTAGAATAAAAAGCAAAATTTTATGCTTAAAAGACAAGCAAATAAATTGACTATCAACTGTTCTTTTAAACCTAAACAAAGGTATTGTATATTTTTATTTTAAGGTAAATGATTCATTTTTTTAATGAATTTCTAAAGAATTTCTAAAGATTTTCTAATAGTTTTCTAACGATGTTCCTTGTTTTTCGAGCCTAATTTTGTCCCGTTGAAATCAACAAACAGAATAGGAAAAGAATAAATAGTATGAACAAAAAATATTTGAAAGTCGCAATCATTTTAGTTTCAGTAGTGAATGTGTTCTCAAAAGTAGAAGCGCAGAAAAAAAATGATTTTAATAATCCAGTCCTTACACATTACCTTAATGACGATCATTCGCGATACATTTCCTTCAGCGGATACGCAGAATTGTGGGCTAGATATGCACAGCTTAATCCGGGAAGTTTAATCAATAACGAAGCGAAGTCAGAAGTTTCAGACTTATCATTGCGAAGAGTTCGTGTAAAAATGACCTATAAACCTACAGAAAAACTAATGTTCGTTTTGCAGGGTGGAACAACCAATGTCAATATGAATGCTAAAGCCAGTAATTATTTTGATCTTTTGGATGCTTACGCAGAATACTCATTTAATGATAAAATTGCTTTTGGGGCAGGACGCTCTACATGGAGAGGTTTATCAAGATTTTCAACAGGCCCTTTGAATACTTTATTGTATGATTTACCGGCTTATGCAACATCTAATGCAGGTGCTACAGATTATACGGTAAGAGAATTGGGAGCATACATTAAAGGTCAATTAGGGAAATTTGATTACCGTTTGGTCGTTGCAGATCCTTACACGATGTCTACTTCTGATCCCAAAGTAAATGTGGCCTCTTTTAGTAAAAATTCTCCGAATAAAGACTTTTCAGGATATTTCAGATATGCATTTTTAGATAAAGAAAATATTTCGACCCCATTTAATTCGGGAACATATGTTGGGAAGAAAAATGTACTGAGTCTGGGAGCAGGTTTCGACTATATTCATGATGCAATGTGGCACCAGGATATTAATAAAAATACCATCAATGATGATATGAAAAGCTTTGCAGTAGATCTATTTTACGATGCGCCTTTAAACAAAGAAAAAGGAACTTCGGTAAGTGCATACGGAATGGCAATGCACAATGATTATGGTCCTAATTATGTTCGTTATGTAGGAACCAATAATCCTGCAACTTCAGTAGATGTTACTCAGGCAAGCTTAAATGGTGCAGGAAATGCAATGCCCGTCATCGGAACCGGAAATACGTACTATGTTCAGTTGGGAGGAACACTACCCTATCTTAATAAAGAAAAGAAAAATCTTCAGCTTCAGCCCGCAGTCGGAATGCAGTTATCAAATTTGAAAGGACTTCACGATAACGCCGTGATTTATGATGCCGGAATTTCTCTGCTAATGAACGGAATGTCTTCCAGATTGACCTTCGACGCTCAAAACAGACCGGTTTTTACAGGAGACCCAAGCCATAATGCAGTGGTTTCTGACCGACAATGGCAATTTGTCTTAAAATACAGAATTGATTTTAACTAAATAAAATATAATGGAAAGAAGAAAATTTTTATTTCGATCGGCGCAGGCTTCGGCATTGTTGCTGATCTCAGGAAATATGTTCGCATCAGTTTTACCTATGTTTAATCCAAAAAAAAATAAAAAAGTGTACGCTCACAATCTGTTCTTCTGGCTCAGAAAAGATCTTTCTGCCGCCGAAATCAAAGATTTTGAAAACTTCTTTGAAGGTCTTAAAAAGCTTCCTTATCAAAAAAATCTTCGCTACGGAAAACCAGCTGGTTCAAGTCCGAGAAATGTTTTAGATAGCAGTTATTCTTACAATGCCTCTATGGAATTTGAAAGCCTCGAAGATCTGGAAGCCTACGGACAACTTCCTGAGCACTTAGCTTTGGTTAAAAAATACAAACCCTCTTTTGAAAAAATGTTGGTTTACGATACTGTTTACAATTAAAAAAGTTATATTTAAAATGAAAAATTTCATCAAAGGAATTAGCCTTGTATTAGCATTAAGTTCATTAGTAATGAAAGCACAGGACAAAGAAAACAAAAATCTAAGCATCAAAGTCAATAAGGAAGAATCGAAAGATTATATTCCCGCAGTAAGACTGCTTAATAATCCTGATGGATCGTGTACTTTTGAAAAAGGAAGAATCCCCACTTTGAAACATCTGAATACCACCACATTCTGGATGAGCAATAAAACAGAAGATTGGGAAAAGAATGCACATCCCGCTCCCAGAAGACAATACGTAATTACCTTGAAAGGAAACATCAGATTCAAAGTAACAGATGGCTCTACTTTTATCATCAAACCCGGAACTGTACTTTTAGCTGAAGACCTGAAAGGAAAAGGTCACAGCTGGGATATGGTAAGAAGTAAATCTTGGGAAAGACTATACATTCCAATCGCAGAAAATGCAGACGATTTTTTTGTATCTGATAAAGATTCTGAATAATATATTGAGAGAATTCTTATAGGAACTTTAAGTTATTTTACACTTAAGGTTTAAAATAATCAAAACTGAAAGGAAGCAAATTACTTGGTATTGCTTCCTTTTTTAAACTATTAATCAATAGAAGATTATTCACATCCTATTTCAGTAAGTGATGGTTTCATATCTATTAAAATAAATCTTAATTTAATTATTAGTACATTGATTCACAATACTTCGAAAAGTCTTAAATAAGATTGTCATTTTCTTTATTTTTCAGTATTGAGCCATGCCACTTTCTGCTCTGGAACATGCTCTGCACCGATAATATTTTTATACAACTCGGGTCTTCTGGCTTTAAGATATCGGCTTCCTCCAGCGGTTTGAATTGATTCAGCAGTTATAGTGGCAATCGCTATATCAGGATCTAAAGCGGTACATTCAGCAACTATATTTCCGAAAGGATCTACAATCATAGAACAGCCGTTTTTAAGCTGATCATCGTCCATTCCGATAGGGTTTGAAAACACACAGTACATCGCATTATCAAATGCTCTCGCCGGTAGCCACTTCATTAACCATTCTCTTCCTTTCGGACCATTAAATTCTCTACGCAATTCTACGATTTCCTGCTCTCTATTATACCAAAGCTTATTATCTACAAAACCTGCGCCCGGTCTTGGTGAAGGTGTACACATTGTGACATGTGGCATTAAGAGTACATCAGCTCCCAATAATTTTGTAGCTCTTACATTTTCAATAATATTATTGTCATAGCATATAAGTATCCCAAAGTTCCAGCCATACAGATTAAATACACAGTAAGCGTTACCGGGACTAATATGCGGATTGATGAACGGATGAAGTTTTCTGTACTTTGCCACAATACCGGTTTCATTAACGCATATATACGCTTTGAAAATATTGTCATTCTCATCTTTTTCAAATAAACCTGCGCATACTGCAATTTGATTTTTAACAGCAATTTCCGTGAGTACTTTTACACTTTGGCTTTCAGGTAAATATTCTGAAATATCAAGCATAGCTTGTTTGTCTAAATGTCTCGCAAAAGTGTAGCCCGTAATTGAACATTCATGAAAAACGACAACTTTTGCACCTTGAGAAGCTGCTTTACTTGAGAGCTCTGCAATTTGTGATAAATTATATTCTTTGTCGGCATTTCTATTCTCAAACTGTGTTGTTGCGATGATCAAATCTTCCATTATTTTTTTGACAAATTTAGATTGTCAAAGTAATTTCAGATTGTACATTTTCGTCAGGTAATACAATAACATTTACAGCAAGATGCGTAGATTTTGCATGGTAAGTCGTTGGGGTGAGACCTGTTATTTTTCGAAACTCCCGTATCAAATGTGCCTGATCAAAATATCCAGCATCAAAAACATTGGGTGTAAAGTTATATTTACTACCGGTTCCTTTAATCTCACCAAGAAAGTGATGAAGTCTTATAATACTGCCTAGCTTTTTAGGTGCAATACCCACCAAATTATGAAAAGCCCGCTCAATAGTACGCTGGTTATAACCTGCAAAATCAATAAGTTCTTCAGCTTTAAAAAGTCCGCTACGTGTCATTATC
Coding sequences within it:
- a CDS encoding transposase — encoded protein: MKLDYKKINIGHLIREEIKAKKIESGRICKFMNCTEKEIEEMYEATDLPTNILLKWCKLLEYDFFRIYSQHLILFSTPKQKSKATDTKESKSSLPNYRKNLYTKEIINFVLELIRTGKKTKAQIIEEYKIPKNTLLKWIEKY
- a CDS encoding sensor histidine kinase, giving the protein MKIVTRTALSYAILTAGILFVFAYVLYYVSEKNREDEFNDRLGYKIIWRSEFIFDAKINNAKIKELHLRNKKILNEADISVYNDKKELLFTDISPSSQNQKYLDQLIKSKKNRITWLRRDRQYMAIKYEFDGINYYIIGSAVDVTGRAHVAEFKKDIIIIYFISIIIIFIIGFMFSYYTLKPLKDIIIQIRDISEHNLHKRLVIPKAKDEIYELTETFNSTFNRLEKSFNNHKQFVTTISHEFRTPLSTLIAELELAKELNTTLDDYKISVDNALQDANHASQLSSALLDFARASYDISQISFSDLRLDEVLADAKVALLQKNSKYRVGIHYMDNMADQDESNYDFHGNPYLLQIAFLNLIENACKYSEDQQCRVEIEIQNKNIEIRFIDNGIGISEADQLKIFDLFYRGNNKSYNLGNGIGLSIVTRIIEIHQGLLEVESKLLEGSVFKVKLSLSN
- a CDS encoding Dabb family protein, encoding MERRKFLFRSAQASALLLISGNMFASVLPMFNPKKNKKVYAHNLFFWLRKDLSAAEIKDFENFFEGLKKLPYQKNLRYGKPAGSSPRNVLDSSYSYNASMEFESLEDLEAYGQLPEHLALVKKYKPSFEKMLVYDTVYN
- a CDS encoding nitrilase family protein encodes the protein MEDLIIATTQFENRNADKEYNLSQIAELSSKAASQGAKVVVFHECSITGYTFARHLDKQAMLDISEYLPESQSVKVLTEIAVKNQIAVCAGLFEKDENDNIFKAYICVNETGIVAKYRKLHPFINPHISPGNAYCVFNLYGWNFGILICYDNNIIENVRATKLLGADVLLMPHVTMCTPSPRPGAGFVDNKLWYNREQEIVELRREFNGPKGREWLMKWLPARAFDNAMYCVFSNPIGMDDDQLKNGCSMIVDPFGNIVAECTALDPDIAIATITAESIQTAGGSRYLKARRPELYKNIIGAEHVPEQKVAWLNTEK
- a CDS encoding helix-turn-helix domain-containing protein, with the translated sequence MIKPDYQRIYTDLLKLKFPEKEKDCLPLLNKKNFSQLDVIKLENILFGETKNEDSHNNGIHRSYDKSTIFKILDYQKKHNLNNTELAKHYGLSRNTVAKWKKYFLV
- a CDS encoding response regulator transcription factor — encoded protein: MKILIIEDNLRVSSLMKRGLESQGYEIYISEDAEDALVIVERIDFDLIITDIMLPQMNGIELSKLIKQKHPDLPIIMLTALGTIDEKIEGFDAGADDYMVKPFEIRELYARIKAILLRKPIAHLKKEESNILEYQDLTINKNTNRVFRNGIEIELTPKEFKLLSFLMSNTERILTREEIAENVWGNHFDTGTNYIDVYIAYLRKKIDKNFDEKLIHTKPGVGFIFTKLS